Below is a genomic region from Sulfitobacter sp. OXR-159.
CTCATCCGCGATCAAGATGTCGGGCTTGTTGGCCAGCGCCATCGCGATCATTACGCGCTGCCGCTGCCCGCCGGAAAGCTGGTGCGGATAGGCGCCCATGCGGCTCTCCGCGTCATTGATGCCGACCTGTTCCAAGAGGCTCAACACCCGCGCCCGCGCCTCGGCCCCCTGCAATCCCTGATGCAGCGCCAGCGACTCCGCCAGTTGCTTTTCGATCGTGTGCAGCGGGTTGAGCGAGGTCATCGGCTCTTGAAAAATGAACGAGATGTCGTTGCCGCGCACCTTATGCAGCAGCTTGTCATCCGCGCCGATCATCTCTTGCCCGTCATAGGTGACCGAGCCGCTGACCCGCGCGCTATCGCCCAAGAGCGACACCGTCGAGAGCGCCGAGACCGACTTGCCCGAGCCGCTTTCGCCCACCAGAGCCACCGTCTCTCCCCGGTTCACGGCAAAGCTGACCCCGCGCACCGCCGGCATCAACTGCCCGTCCTGCCGAAAAAAAACCTGCAGGTCTTTGACGTCCAACAAAGCAGTCACGAGAAGGTCTTTCTGGGATCGAATGCGTCGCGGATGCCTTCAAAGATGAAGACCAGCAGCGACAACATGATGGCAAAGGTAAAGAAGGCCGAGAAGGCCAGCCAAGGCGCTTGCAGGTTCTGCTTAGCTTGCAGCGTCAATTCCCCCAGCGACGGCGCCGAGGACGGCAGGCCGAAGCCCAAGAAGTCGAGCGTCGCCAGCGTGGAAATCGTGCCCGTGATGATAAACGGCAGCATGGTCAGCGTCGCCACCATCGCGTTGGGCAACATATGGCGCAGCATGATGGTGCCGTTGCCCACCCCAAGCGCACGGGCAGCGCGGACGTATTCAAGGTTGCGTGCGCGCAGGAATTCGGCCCGCACCACGCCCACCAGCGCCGTCCATGAGAACAGCACCAAGAGGATCACTAAGAGCCAGAAACTTCGCCCCAGAATCGCGAACATAATGATGATCACGTAGAGCGACGGGGTTGAGGACCAAATCTCGATGATGCGCTGAAAGATCAGATCGAGCCAGCCGCCGAAGAAGCCCTGCACCGCACCCGCCAGAATGCCGATGATCGACGCCGCCCCGGTGACGATCAGGGTGAACACCACCGAAAGCCGGAAACCATGAATCACCCGTGCCATAACATCGCGTTTGGTGCCGTCGGTCCCGAGCCAGTTCTGCCCATTGGGCGGCAGCGGTGCGGCACCGGGGCGGTCCACGGCGGTGTCGAAGGAATAGGGAATGACGGGCCAAAGCGCCCAGCCCTTATCGATCGCTTCGCCTTCAACCTCGCCATCCTCGGCGTCGAGGATATAGCCCTCAGGATCGTCGAAACAGGCATCCAATCCGCCAGTGGCAATGAGGCATTGCACCTCCGGGTCGCGATAGGCGGCTTCGGTCTGGAAATCCCCGCCAAAAGCGGTCTCGGGGTAGAAATTGAAGATCGGCGCGTAATACTCGCCGCGGTAGCTCACGAGGATCGGCTTGTCGTTGGCCACGAACTCGGCCAGCAGCGAAATGCCAAAAAGGATCGCGAAAATCCACAACGACCAATAGGCACGGCGGTTCGCGGTGAAATTGCGCCAGCGGCGCTGGTTCAGGGGGGACAGCGCCATCAGCCTTCCCTCTTCTCAAAGTCGATGCGCGGGTCGACGAGCACATACATCATGTCCGACAAAATGCCGACGACAAGGCCGATGAGGCCAAAGATGAAGAGCGTCCCGAAGACAATCGGATAGTCGCGCGCAACCGCTGCCTCAAAACCCAGACGCCCCAACCCATCAAGGCTAAAGATCGTCTCGATAATGATCGACCCGCCGAAGAAGACCGAGATGAAGACCGCCGGAAAACTGGCGATCACGATCAGCATCGCGTTGCGAAAAACATGCCCGTAAAGCACCTTGCGCTCTGACAGGCCTTTGGCGCGGGCGGTGATGACATATTGCTTTTTGATCTCGTCCAGAAAGCTGTTCTTGGTCAGCAGCGTTAGCGTGGCAAAGGCCGAGATGGTCGAGGCCAGTACCGGCAGCGTGATGTGCCAGAAATAGTCGGACACCTTGCCCAAGGGGCTGAGGCTGTCGAAATTATCCGAGGTCAGGCCACGCAGCGGGAAGATCTGCCAGTAAGACCCACCGGCAAAGAGCACCAGCAGCAGGATGGCAAAGAGGAAACCGGGGATCGCATAGGCCGCAATGATAGCGCCCGAGGTCCAGGTATCGAACCGGCTTCCGTCGCGAACCGCTTTGCGAATGCCTAGGGGGATCGACACCAAGTGGGCGATCAGCGTTGACCAAAGCCCAAGCGTGATCGAGACCGGGAGCTTTTCCTTGATCAGGTCGATCACACTGATGGCACGGAAGTAACTCTCGCCGAAATCAAGCCGCATGTAGTTCCACAGCATGTGAAAGAACCGCTCCACGGGGGGTTTGTCGAAGCCGAATTCCTTCTCCAACTCCTCGATTAACTCAGGCGGCAACCCGCGCGCGCCGACATAGGTACTGTCAGACCCGCGTGCCATCGTGTCGACCCCGGCGTCGTTGTTGCCCCCGGCAAAGCCGCCAAAGATATCGCCGCCGCCCTGTATCCGCGCGATGGCCTGCTCGACCGGGCCACCGGGGACGAATTGCACCAAGGCAAAGTTGACCAGCATGATGCCGAACAAGGTCGGGATCACCAGCAACAGCCGTCTGAGAATATAAGCACCCATGAGGTCGCTTTACCGCAAGGCGCCGGAGGCGCGCAATTGCTGCGCGCGGTCTTCGTCATACCACCAGAAATCGAGGTAGCCCAAAGCATAGGACGGAATCTCGGGGTGGTCGTATTGGTCGTAATAGGCAACCCAATAGCTGTCGTTGTACCATGTGGGGATCATGAAGAATTCATGCCGCAGCGCCCGATCCAGAGCCATCAGAGCCGCATCTTCGTCCTCTGCCGTTTCGGCATCGAGCGAGGCTTCGATGATCGCGTCGACCAGCGGGCTGGCAAGCCCTGCGGGGTTGAACAGCGAAAATTCCGCCGCCTCGGACCCGTAGCGCTGCGACAGACCGGTGCCGGTGCCAAGGAAGGCGGCATAGGCGTCATAGATCATGTCATAGTCGCGGTCCCGCTCGCGGGCGGTGTATTGCGAACTGTCCACCTTCTCCAGCCGCGCGTCGATGCCGATGGATTGCAGGTTGCCCACAAAATTTTCGATCACCGCCGAAATCGTCGGCGACCCGGCGGAGTTCATCAGGAAGTTCAGCCGCAGGGGTTCGCCCGCCTCATTGACACGCATGCCGTTCTGCACGGTCCAACCCGCATCCTCCAACAGCTTGGACGCCTGCCGCGCGTTGCGGCGGTCCAACAGGCGGCTGGGGTCTGAGGTATGCGGCACCACGGCAGGCGCGCTCAACAGCTCCCCCGGCACCAGATCGCCAAGGCTTTCCAGAAGCGCCAGTTCCGCCCCCTCGGGCGCGGCCCCGGCCATCAGCGGCGTGTCTTGCGTGAACGAGGCGCGGTGGCTGAAGAGCCCGTATTGCAGCGACTCGTTGGTCCATTCAAAGTTGAACATCAGTGCCACAGCCTCGCGCACACGGCGGTCCTGCAGCGTCTCGCGGCCGAGGTTAAAGATGATCCCCGATGGCGTGGGGGGCGAGCCGTCGGGCAGCTCGGCCTTGACGATGTCGCCGTCACTCACCTTGGAGAAGTCGTAGCCCGTGGCCCATTTCTTTGAATCCCCTTCGGCGCGGAAGGTGTATTCGCCCGCCTTGAACGCCTCAAAGGCCGAAGTGTCGTCGCTGAAAATCTCCAGCCGGATGCGGTCGAAATTCATGCGGCCACGGTTGATCGGCAGGTCGCGGCCCCAGTAGTCGGGGTTGCGTTTCAGCACGATGCGCTTGGTCAGATCGACGCTTTCGACCATATAGGCGCCCGATCCGGGGGGCGGGTCCATCCAGCTGTCTTTAAGGGTGTTGCCGGTTTCCTCGAACCAATGTTTCGGCCATGCGGGCACGCCGCCCACCGTCTCGATCAGGCTGCGGCGGGAGATACCGTCGGCAAAGTGGAACTTCACCGTGTGGTCGTCCAGCGCCTCGACCTTGGGGATGCGCTTACGCACCGCGTCGGCATAGGACTTCAGACCCTCATCCAAGAGCAAGTTGTGCGAAAACACGATGTCATGCGCGGTCACCGGCGTGCCGTCCGAAAACGTCGCCTCGGGGCGCATGTGGAAGGTCACCCAAGACTTGTCCTCGGGATACTCAAGGCCTTCGCACAGCAGGCAGTAGCTTTCGCCATAGACATCCGCTGGCAGCGGCTCACCCGATGGGGCCTCGCCCAGCAGGCTTTCAAACCCGAAGATCGAGAACAGGTGCGCACGGCCCTTGCCGGAATAGGGGTTCATCGAATCCAGCGTGCCCACGAAGGGGATCGAGATTTCCCCGCCCTTGGGTGCATCGGGGTTCACATAGTTAAAATGCTCGAAATCCGCCGGGTAGGTCAGATCGCCATAAAATGAATAGCCATGGCTTTTGATGACCTCCTGCTCCTGCTCCTGCGCCGCGGCGGCACCGGCCAAGAGGGCCGCCACCATCAGCGTCAGCGTCGCGAGCCATAGCGGCAGGTCATCAAAGACCGAAGGGCGGGTCGCGGCGCGGGTCTGGGCACGGGGCATAGGTCACTCCTTGGCGTGGCATAGTCCGGGTAGGCGTCATCTAGGCTAACGCTGTGAGATGCCAAGATACAAGTTGCGAATATGTAAGGTTGCCCTGCACGGGCGGTCCACCGCGGAGGTTGCCCCATCGAAGGGCGATTTCCCCCGCTTCCGCTCGCGAGAATGTGTAGCCCGACGCCCGGGAACTTCGCAGGCCAGCCGATTTCTCGCCCCAAAATTAACAGATTCTTCACTCAAGTTAACGATGCGTAAACTGGAGCAGACGATGAGAACCTACCCGATTCCCTTTAACGAAGAAGCCCGCTTGCGCGCCGTTTTTGATGTGCCCGGCCTCACAGCCGAGAACGAAGCTTTGTTCGACACTATCTGCGAGGCCACCCGCCGTCTGCTTGACTGTCCGATTGCACATATCAGCGTCGTGGAGGCCGAAACCCAATGGTACAAATCCGTGGTTGGCTACCCGCTGGAACCGATGCCGAAAGACACCGGGTTTTGCAGCCATACGATCATGTCGGACGTGCCACTGGTGGTGCCCGACCTCAGCAAAGACCCCCGATTTGAGCGCCACCCCATGGTTGCCAAGGGCGGACCCGAGGCGCGCTATTACTGCGGCGTGCCACTGATCCTGTCCTCGGGCCACCGCTTTGGCAGCCTCTGCGCGCTGGACCTGCAACCGCACGAACAGCCCTCCGAGAAACAGATCGCCCTGTTGGAAGACCTTGGCCGTATGGTCGTCGCGGCGCTTGAGCGCAGCCAGCCGAACGCCCCTGAGCTAAAGGCCGACACCAGCGCCGAATCCACCTTTTTAACGCTGGTAGGTCACGAACTGCGAACACCGCTCACGGTTCTCTTCGGCAGCCTGCGTATGTTGGAGGCTAAAGCCGAACAAGGGGTGAACCCGCTGCTGATTCGCTCTGCCCGACGGTCTGTCGACCACCTCAGCGCGTTGATCGAGACGATCATATCCTACAGCAATGTCAGCACCGGAGAGCTGCGCCTGAACGAGCGGAAATGCAATCTGAACGATCTTTTGCAATCAGTTTCGGCCCTGCATTTCGCCACCACAGATGCGACCACGAAAACCATCACTCTGCGCGACAGCCTGCCGCTTGAGGAAATGCACATAGATGGCGACCAGATCGAATTGGCAGTGACGGCCTTGGTTCTGAACTCCGTGCTACACGGGGGCAGTGAGATCGCGCTAGGGACGTTCAAAGACGTCGAGGGCAATATCGAGATTTCGATCACCGACAATGGCTCTTTTGACGATCACGTCGACCTTGCCGAGCTTTACAAACCCTTTGTCGTCGGCGGCATGATGGACCATCGCAGCACCAAGGGCGGGCTGGGCCTTGGCCTGCCGCTGACCCGCAAGCTGATCGAAATGCACGGCGGGGATTTCGAGGTGCATGTAGAGGCGGGCCGCAGCCGCGCCGTGATCCGCCTGCCCGCGTGGCGCTGCGACATCGGCGGGATCGCCGCGGCAAACGTCGCCGCCCCGGTGATCGCGGCTCAGTAATTTTGAAGCGCGGGGAGCGCACTATGCCGCGCCCCGCTCTTTGCTCAGGCTCCGTCGACCGTGCGGATCAATGCGTTGATCTCTTCCGCCAATAGGTCCGGGTGATCCTCAGGCGTGAAGTGTTTGCCCCCTTCGATCCGCCGCAGCGGTGCATTCAGATCTTTCGCCAGCCGCTCCCCATATTCGAGCTTTTGAAACTCATCGGCCGCGCCCCAAACGATCCGAGCGGGGATGTTGAGCGTGGGCAGCTTGTCCGCGATGGCCTTGGTATCTTCCACGTCCAGCGACTGCGCCTGCCGGACAAAGGCTTCGGCCTCTCCATGTTGGGCGTAATGCGGGGCATGGGCGTCAAAGGCAGCCTCGGCGGCGGCGTCGGTCTCATGCCCCTTGGAGAACATCATCTTCAGCAACTGGTGGAACGACCCATCGGGCGCATGTTTCGCCACGCCGCCAGTCTTGGCCACGGCGCTGACCAGCGGCACGGGCCATGAATCATAGCTGATCGCATTCGTCAAAAGCAGCCCGCTGACCATTCCAGGATGACGCACCGCTGCAATTTGCGCGACACCGCCGCCAAGGTCATGCGCGGCAAGGATCGCACGCGAGATACCCTGATCGCGCATCCAAGCGACCAAATAGTCCGCCTGGGCCGAGACCGAAATATCACGCCCTTCGCCCTGCGGGATAGAGGCACCATACCCCGGCATTTCCCAAGCGAGCACCCGGCGCCCGGTGACCTTCGGGGCGACATCCCGCCAAAGCGCGGGGCATGTGGGAATACCGTGAAGCAGGATGACAGGATCACCCGCCCCCGTCTCTTCCCAACGCATTTCGATCCCATTGACCGTGGTTGTATGACTTTGCATGTCGCGTCTCCTTTCGGTGTGGACGTTTCATGGCCCAACACCCGCATGAAGAAGACGTTCCGCCGCGCCCAAGAGCGCCAAGGTATCAGTAAGGGATAATCGGAGCCGTTTGACCACGGGCTTCACTTCCAGCTACGGTAATTTCATATCATCAATGTCTATCGATCTAAAAATCTATATTGAGGACTAAAAATGGCAGAGCTGATTGGCGCTGAAGGATTTGACAGAGACATACTTTTCAATCCGTCTCCATGGCGTGAACTCATCATGACACAGAATGAACTATTCGATCCAGCTACGCTGTACGATATTTCCGATCGGTTGCGTCGGGAGTTCCACCACGGGCATATGCCAAATCGCAAAATGCCAGAGATACCCCGAGAAAACTGGCATACTGACCTTCTTGCCCCCTATTTGTCCAAGACAATAGGCTATGACCTTCCCTGCCTAATATCCGCTGACCGCACTGCCCGAGGTCGCATTATGCTATGCGCCCAAGATCCCAAACGAGAAGGCGATGAACCAATTCTTTCGGTTGGAACGTTTTTCGGGATTGATAGTGACTATCACCGTTGTCGGCGTCATTGGGGCATGATTTGGCAACTGATTAGACGTTGTGTCTTTTCAGGTTACGATGTCTGGGCCACAGATGCCGTTAAACTTTATGCAGGCCGAAATGTCATACGGAAGGACAGAGCGCTACGTGAACTATGTTTTTCTGTCATTCGACAAGAGGTAGAAGCATTTCAACCAGACCGCATCCTTGCGATTGGGAATGACGCTCGCGACGCATTGGTTGCTGCGGGAACGCAGTCTCCGGTTGTTCATGTTGTTCACCCAACAGCGCGCGGCCTCACAGGCCCTTTTAAGGACCGCCTTGAGTTATATTGGGAAGCATTAGGCGGGAATGCCTTAACCGCATAGCCGCGCCCAAACGCAAAAGCCGCCCCAGAGGGCGGCTTTCACTCACGCAATGCAGCGTGGAATTAGTTGGAAACGCTTTGTAGGTAAGCGATCACGTCAGCGCGGTCTTCGACTTTACGCAGACCGGCGAAACCCATGGTGGTGCCGGGGGCATAGCCTTTGGGGCTCGTGAGGAAGGCGCTCAGCTCTTCCGGGGTCCATGCACCTTCGAGCGAGGTCAGAGCGCCGGAATACCCGAAACCGTCAACCGAGGCGATATCGCGGTCGACCACACCGTCAAGGTGCGGACCAACGGCGTTGGAGCCGTCGACCTTGTGGCACGCGGCGCATTTGCGGAACACTTTAGAGCCGCTGTCGGCATCGCCTTCGGCCATCACGGCGGTAAAGTCGATCTCTTCGCCGCCTTCGTCACCACCGGCATCGGCCACTTCGATCACATAGGACGCTTCCCCATGTGCATCGGCGTGGTAAATCTCTTCCCCCGCCCATTTGCCCAGCAGAAGTACCAACCAGGCGCCGAATACGCCGGCTGCGATTTTGGTCAGGGTCATTGTATCGAACATGCGTCAGGGTCCATCACTTGGTATTGGCACCATGGGCGGGCCATGGTTCTTGGCATCGTTGCCCGCGTATCTATTGCTTTCCCTTGGCGCAGGCAAGGTGTAGTTACCGCGACCAATTGCCCTTCTCCGCGCCTTTTGCAGCAGGATACGATCCATGACCGCCCAGACCACGCCGCGCATCGCCTTCCAAGGGGCCCTTGGCGCCTATAGTCACGAGGCCTGCCTTCAAGCCTGCCCCGACATGGAACCGGTGCCCTGCCAGTCGTTCGAAGGCGTGATCCGCGCCGTAAATGAAGGGCGCGCCGAACTGGCGATGCTGCCGGTGGAGAACACGACCTATGGCCGTGTGGCCGATATCCACCGCCTGCTGCCGGAAAGCGGGCTGCATATCATCGGCGAAGCTTTCGTCCGGGTGCGCATCGCTCTGATGGCCCGCCCCGGCGTGGCATTAAAAGACATCAAACATGTCCGCGCGCATCTGGTGCTGCTGCCGCAGGCGCGCAGTTTCTTGCAGCAACATGGCATCACCTCTGAACCCGCCGCCGATTCCGCCGGGGCCGCCGCCGAACTGGCCGCGACCGAGGGCAGCACCGATGGCGTTCTGGCAGGCGAGGTCGCGGCAGAGATCAACGGCCTGACCGTGCTGGCCCGCGATATCGAGGATATGGACCACAACACCACCCGCTTTCTGCTGATGGCCCCGCAGATCGACCTTTCGCGCCGGGCCGAGCGGATGCTGACCACCTTCGTCTTCGAGGTGCGCAACATTCCCGCCGCGCTTTACAAGGCGATGGGGGGCTTTGCGACCAATGGGGTGAACATGACCAAGCTCGAAAGCTATATGGTCGGCGGGTCCTTCACCGCGACACAGTTCTACGCCGATATCGAGGGCCATCCCGCAGACCCGGCGGTGAAACGCGCGCTGGATGAATTGGGGTATTTCACCAATATGCTTGAGATTCTGGGGGCCTACCCCGCCCATCCCGACCGGGGCGCGCCGACCGGGATGTAGGCTGGGCGCGCAGGCTCAGACTTTGACGCCGCGGGCGTGACGCTCTTCCATACCGCGGGCATATTCCGCGACGCGGTCCTTGTATTTCTTGGTCAGGGTCGTCTTGGCCAGTTTGAGCGATTGCACCCAAAGCCGCGCGGAAAGCGTCAGCGGCTTGATCTCAAGCGCGACCAACACGCGCGTGCTGTTGCGCGACAGGGGCATCAGTTCAAAGGACATTTGCCCCGCCAACCCCTGCGACATGCTGTCGATCACCATCTCGTTGGGCCGGTCGAAGGTCACCATTTCAAGCGTCAGCTCGCGCCGCTTGCCGCGCAGGGGGAAGACCGCGTTCCACGTCATTCCCACACCGGGCTGATGCATCGTATCGGCGCGCTGCACCTCGGCACCGCGCCGCATGGCCGCCCGCTCAAAGCTCTCAAAATCGCACAACATGTCAAAGACCGCCTCAATCGGGGCTTCGACGTCTTCTTTGGTCGAGAATTTCATTCCGTCCGTTCCAATTCTTCTGCTCGCATTTGCCACCCCTGCCGCTTTGAGCGGGCCTGTTAGGTCGGTGTATCAGGTCAGTGTATCCGCAAGCCAGTTTTCCAGCAAGAAATGCGCGATGGCCCCGCGCCGGGCGGGCAACAGACGCGGGTGGCTTCCGGCAAAGACATCCATCATCTCTTCGCGGGTGACCCAAAGCGCGTCTTCGATCTCAACCGGCTCAATGGTCAGGTCACGGCTCAGCGCTTCGCCAGCGCAACCCAACATCAGCGAGGCCGGAAAAGGCCATGGCTGGCTGGAAAGGTAGCTCACCGCGCCGACTTGCACCCCTGCTTCTTCAAAAACCTCCCGCCGCACGGCGGCCTCTACCGTCTCTCCCGGTTCGACAAAGCCTGCCAGCAGGGAATACATCCCCTCGGGCCAGCCGGGGGAGCGGCCCATGAGCACGGAGTTGCCATGGGTTATCAACATGATGACCACCGGGTCGGTGCGCGGGAAATGCGCGCCGCCGCAGTCGGGGCAGACGCGCTGCCATCCGCCTTGGGCCGGATCGGTCGCAGCGCCGCAGCGCGCGCAATGGCGGTGCGTTTCGTGCCAACCGAGGATCGCCTTGCCGCTGGCAGCCAGTTCGGCATCGCGCGGGTCAAGCCATGTCATCACCCGCCGCAACTCGGCGAATGCCATGTCATCGCCCAGCAGTGGGTGCCGCTGCTCGCTGGGGTCAAGGAACGCCCCCAGTTGCGATTGGTCCAGATCGGCAGGCTGCCAGCCTGAAATATCGACGGCAAAGCGCGCGGCCCCGTCCTCACGGCCCAGCAAGATCGGCGCGGCAGCGGCCTCTTGCAGCGCCGGGTGATCCATCGCCAATCGGACCAAACCGGCAGGGCGTTCAGGCGCGATCAGGGGTTTGCCACGCCAAAAGACGATGGCGCGCGCCGCAGGGTCGGCGCGAAGCTGCGCCAACGCTTCCGGGTTGCCACGTATCTCTCCCGCCCGATCAAGGGCCGAGCCTCCAAAGGTTACCGTCTCCGCGTGACGCATGGTGCTCTCCCGATACCGGCCCGATACAGGCTTTGTGCGTTTCGCCCAGCCATGCCACGGCGCAGGCGATATTGGCAATCCCAAGCCCCCTTGCCAGAGCGGTTGAAATCTGGTCATATCAAAACAGCTTTAGGTTGTGTAATTTTAACGAGTAATTCCCTTTACGGTGAACAAGCGCAGCACATATGTCACGGCCGGTGTCGTTCCCCCCGAGGGGGGCACCCCGGTCGGGGCACGTCTGCGCATATTGGCCACGACTGATTTGCACATGCAAATTGTAGGCCATGATTATGTGGGCGACCGTTCGGTGGGGCACCATGGGCTGGCCGGGGTTGCCACGCTGATCCGCGCCGCCCGGCAAGAGGCCGCTGAACAGGGCGCGGCCTGTCTCTTGCTCGACAATGGTGATCTGTTGCAGGGCAATGCCTTGGGCGACCAACTCGCCCAGATGCCGGTCACCCCCACGCATCCGCTTGTCGCCTGTGTAAACCATCTGCGATATGATGGATTGGGCTTGGGCAATCACGACCTTGATCATGGTCTGCCCTATCTGCGCGCCGTGGCGGGCGCGATTGATATGCCGCTGATCTCAACTAATTTGCATCTGACCGATCCCGGCCCCCTGCGCCGCTGGGCCGTTGTGTCATGCCTGCTGCCCGCTGTCGGGGGGCATCCCTCCTCTACGCTGCAGGTTGGCCTGCTCTCCGTTCTGCCGGGCCGAACGGCGATTTGGAACCGCGAGGTCTTGGAAGACGCGGCTGAGATCGTCAGCCCCCTCGAAAGCCTGCGCAGCGCCGCCCTGACGCTGCGGGCAGAGGGGGCCGACCTGATCGTGCTGCTGGCCCATATGGGCATCCCCCAAAAAGGAGAGATCGCCGCCGAAGAAGACATCTGCGCCTTGGCTCAGATCGAAGGGATCGACGCCGTGATTACCGGCCACACCCACCTTCGGTTTCCCGGCGCGGACCACGGCCCGCGCAAGGGGGTCGACACGCAGGCAGGCACCCTGTCCAACCGACCGGCGGCAATGCCGGGGTTTGGCGGGTCCGATTTGGCGGTGCTAGATTTGGCCCTTGAACGGGACGCACGGGGGGGTTGGCGGGTGTCGCAGCATCACAGCCACCTGCGCGACAACAGCGCGCAAACGCTGGCCGATCCCGTGGTGCTCAGTGCCGCGCGGATCAGTCACATTGGCACCCGCAAGCATCTGGAAGAGGTGGTCGGTCACACGGGGAGGCCGCTGCACAACTACTTTGCCCTTGCCATGCCCACCCCCATCGACGCGCTGACCGCCCGCGCGCAGGCCGAGGTGATACGCAAGGGCGTGGCGGGCACGGCAGACAGCGCATTGCCCATCCTCGCGGCCACGGCGGCACATACGGCGGGCGGGCGCGGCGGGCCCGAGCATTTTCTGCACATCCCCCCCGGTGCGGTGCAGCGCCGCCATATCGCCGGGCTGGTTCCTTATCAAAACGCGGTCTGGGCGCTGCGTATCACGGGGGCTGACCTCCGGCGACGGCTGGAAAAAGCGGCCGAGGTTTTCGCCCCGCTTGGCAGTGCGACAGGTCCGCTTCTCGACCCGTGCCGCCCGCCCTTTCACTGCGATACGATCTACGGCGTGACCTATGCAATCGACCCGCAGCGCCCCCGTGGGGCCCGTATCACCGCGCTGTCGTGGCAGGGGGTTCCTGTCGAGCCCGACCAACAGTTTCTATTGGCAACCAACCAGTTTCGCGCAGCGGGCGGCGGCGGATTTGACCGTACCCCCATCGCAGATGTCGCCCTGCGCAGCCCGCTGCCCCTGACAGACGCGCTGATTGCCGCCCTCGCCACGGGCCCGGACCACCCGTGGTCGGACGCCCTCCCATGGCACTTCGATGCGACCGGAGCGCAAGCGGTCCACTATACCTCACCGGGCGCACTGCCCTTTCTTAATGATATCGCGCACCTGTCGCCCGATCCCCGCGGAATGACGGCGTCG
It encodes:
- a CDS encoding 5'-nucleotidase C-terminal domain-containing protein translates to MNKRSTYVTAGVVPPEGGTPVGARLRILATTDLHMQIVGHDYVGDRSVGHHGLAGVATLIRAARQEAAEQGAACLLLDNGDLLQGNALGDQLAQMPVTPTHPLVACVNHLRYDGLGLGNHDLDHGLPYLRAVAGAIDMPLISTNLHLTDPGPLRRWAVVSCLLPAVGGHPSSTLQVGLLSVLPGRTAIWNREVLEDAAEIVSPLESLRSAALTLRAEGADLIVLLAHMGIPQKGEIAAEEDICALAQIEGIDAVITGHTHLRFPGADHGPRKGVDTQAGTLSNRPAAMPGFGGSDLAVLDLALERDARGGWRVSQHHSHLRDNSAQTLADPVVLSAARISHIGTRKHLEEVVGHTGRPLHNYFALAMPTPIDALTARAQAEVIRKGVAGTADSALPILAATAAHTAGGRGGPEHFLHIPPGAVQRRHIAGLVPYQNAVWALRITGADLRRRLEKAAEVFAPLGSATGPLLDPCRPPFHCDTIYGVTYAIDPQRPRGARITALSWQGVPVEPDQQFLLATNQFRAAGGGGFDRTPIADVALRSPLPLTDALIAALATGPDHPWSDALPWHFDATGAQAVHYTSPGALPFLNDIAHLSPDPRGMTASGFAQIWIRL
- the nudC gene encoding NAD(+) diphosphatase — encoded protein: MRHAETVTFGGSALDRAGEIRGNPEALAQLRADPAARAIVFWRGKPLIAPERPAGLVRLAMDHPALQEAAAAPILLGREDGAARFAVDISGWQPADLDQSQLGAFLDPSEQRHPLLGDDMAFAELRRVMTWLDPRDAELAASGKAILGWHETHRHCARCGAATDPAQGGWQRVCPDCGGAHFPRTDPVVIMLITHGNSVLMGRSPGWPEGMYSLLAGFVEPGETVEAAVRREVFEEAGVQVGAVSYLSSQPWPFPASLMLGCAGEALSRDLTIEPVEIEDALWVTREEMMDVFAGSHPRLLPARRGAIAHFLLENWLADTLT
- a CDS encoding SRPBCC family protein is translated as MKFSTKEDVEAPIEAVFDMLCDFESFERAAMRRGAEVQRADTMHQPGVGMTWNAVFPLRGKRRELTLEMVTFDRPNEMVIDSMSQGLAGQMSFELMPLSRNSTRVLVALEIKPLTLSARLWVQSLKLAKTTLTKKYKDRVAEYARGMEERHARGVKV